ggagataacttatGATAGAAGTACCAATTAggacaggaatggtaggaaggtatgggatAAGGAGATCGGAAGGGTTgaccatcccttccttctttacgcTGACTACTTTCAGAGTCTTCGGTGCTCTTAAAACAGAATTACGGCCTCCTCCACCTACTCGTACACTTGGACTCTGAGTACCAGCAGTGTCTTGACTTCTGGCACCACCATGAACCTGAGTTCTATCATCATCTACCTTTGCTCCCTTAGCTGGAATCTTCTCTGCTGGAGCAGTTTCCGTAGATGAGGGGCTACCCCCACCGAATGCATCGGAGAGTTCATAATAATGTCCGTTAGATTGATGGTTAGACTCGGGCTTGCATGTAACTTTGTTAGTATTATTCAGCGAGTTACCGGTCACAACTAAGTGACCATGGGAGTCAGCATCAGTTTGACTCCCACGAGGTTGAGGTTCCACGGGCGTCGCTTGGTATTCACCTTGTGGTTGTGGTTTAGGAGCAGGGGGACGTTCCTTTGAAGGAATAACTGGGGCATCTACGCCAGTAGATGGCGTTGTAATCTCCGTTGTACCTGAAGGAATAGCAGTAGTTTCAGCCTGTTTAGTACCTGGAGTAATGAAGATACCTTGGTCATATTTCTTATCATCCTTATTACTTACACtactgttatttttttgaaactcAGCATCCAAAACATCGAGACATGAAGCAGCATCTTCTAAACTATTAGCTCCGCTTGCAGGATCACAGTTCTTACCTCGAGCAGTACTTTCAGGAGTACCATTAGAAGTTGTAGTGGCGGCTGATTCGGGTTTGGCAGGAACCCGTTCAGGTTGTTTTGCTGGTGCAGATGCTGGTGCTGCATCACCTGATGATTCAGACCTACCTAGATTTTCTGTTGGTGATGATGATTGGGATGATTGTTGATCTCCGGATGCTGCTGATTTTTCTGGGGCAGGTTTTGCAGCAGCTGGCTTGGGTTGACATGCAGTAGTTATAGTACTTAGAGTTTGTGTTATTCCACTATCCCCGTTCAGCATCTCTTTCATCCTCTTCCCTATTGGGTCTCCGTCTGTATCCTGTATTTTGCAAGATGTATAGCTCTGATCCCTTTCGCACAATGGACACAAATCACCTTCCTCGTTGCATGGAGAtgtgttctttttaataTGTTCACTCTTACCAAAGGCATGTTGTATGCCTTTTAATATGTCTTGCTGCATGGCTgaacatttttcccccatttcaTCAGCGAATATATTCAATAACATACAAGAGAAAGTTCGATGGAACATTTGGTCGTCCAGAACTTTCTGTGGATCCTTGCTGTCAGTCCCCTTTGGAAtttgatatatatgttctaATCCCAGAACAATAAATTTACAAGCCTTTTTGCTTGCTTCAGAATCTGGGCCACTTTTCCCATCTTGAATATTTTCACATAAACTTTCGTAAGTTCCATTCTTCTTACTTATAGCTCCAGACAAGTTCTTCAGTCTAGTCTCGACGTCCGGATTCCAAAATTGGGGCTACAAATACACATAAGAATAAAgggggaacatatatatatatcgatatatatgtatatatttatatacgtctacatatatacatatatatgtatattgtacatatatagtgCACAATATGTGGTTGTACTCCCCAATAAGGGCGTATAATATGCACACTATCGATTCCTTTGTCTTTGGCAACAGCACACAATAATGATTCTTACCCAGCGTGGCTTCCCTTTATTAATGTCTGGGTTTTTTCGGTTTTCACCCCACCTATagtatatacattttacaCGATCACATAAGGTATTGTTCTTATTTATAGTATTTATAGCATTCACAGCTTGCGTCACTTCTTGATCTTTGTTCTTAGTTGGGTTGAGCAGTTCTTCCACCTCCCCCTTCATATTATTTCCGTCTTTTGCGCACGtttcattgtttttttttttatttgtccaTAGATTACTATCCACGCTTAATGTGCAATTTTTATAGTTTGGGTCCCTTTCACATTTAACACAATCACCACCCTTACCATTCTGTTTTTCCGCACACCACTTATCCATCTGTCCATTTCCTTTAGcaaacattttttgtatttctttttctgtaatAAGACAGACTTGTCCCTTCGTTTTCTGTATAAGCATATCTGCATAAGCATTCAGGAATAGGCAATACATGGTTTGATCTGTTAATCTATAATTCCTTGCAATCTTCTTGTTCTCCTTTCCCGTATTCTCCTTAACTTCATAAATGTACTTTAACCCAGCAGTAATATAATTACAagccttcctttttgtgtcCGTTGTTATAGTATTCTTTTCATCAGCGCCCTCACACAGTGTACCCATGGTTGTGTGTTTCTCCACCATTTCCTTAGACAGCTCCTTCAGTCTATTTCTGGCATCCGTAttccaaaatgtacactgcacaaagaaaaggaagcaggaaggaaaaaaggagaacaggacatataatgaatgacggaatacacacacacatatatataatacatacatatatacctatatatagttatatatatatatgtaacattTATAGTTGTCCCTTTCCGTTGTTGCATGTATAAGACACACGGTTCactgaaataaaaagttgaCCAAAGTGAATAGCATTGTTCCCTTACCCAGTCCCGCTTATTCCCGCTGTTATCTATTCTGTCCTCGAACCAATTATGTGCTATGCACTCCAAACGATCACATAAGGTTTTACACCCCTTGGTGCAATCTCTGCCtatggggggaggaaaaaaaaaagaagaagaaggaaggggggaaagggtGGGGGGAAGTGACAGAAAGTATATGAACTCTCTTGCGCATGATAATGGAATGATATGGTTGTAGGTTTGtcgttgttaggtggtagggtagTAGGTTGtcgttgttaggtggtagggtagTAGGTTGtcgttgttaggtggtagggtagTAGGTTGtcgttgttaggtggtagggtagtaggtgggttgttaggtggtagggtagtaggtgggttgttaggtggtagggtagtaggtgggttgttaggtggtagggtagtaggtgggttgttaggttgaaggaaggttcgagaaaaaatatttcgcTTACATATGCTGTTCAGAGTTCGTTTTACTTTGATATCCTTTTTAAGTAGTCCTTCCACCTTGTCCCCTATCTTGGCTCCGTTATTGTCTTTGCCTATTTCGCACTCTTcacttttgtttttattgAACAGTTTTTCCTCCACGTCTAATGTGCACTTTGCATAGCTCGTATCCCTTGTGCATTCAACACAATTatccttccctcccttgcacaaaatattcatttgttcatttcctttttgaaatGCTTCTATTATTATGTTCTCATCGATAGGGCATGCGTCCTTCGACCTCTTGACCAATTCATCTACATAAATATTCAGTAAGGCACACGACATAGTTTGACCAAATATttggttgttcttcttttttttcgcagcATCATTCCCCTCCCAAGTCCCATATGCTTGGATTTCGTAAATACGTTTTAATCCTTTCACAATGTATTCACAAGTTTTTCTGTTTGCTTCCTTATGCGCTGTACCATCTTTGTCCTGCCCTATATCTTTGCATATGCCGCCCTCTCCGGTCTCTGCATTTGTCATAGCTGCAGACAAATTATTCAGTAGCTCACCTTCGATATCATTAttccaaaatgtacactgcgccaaaggaaaaggggaaatggaatatatatatgcatactcTATGGGTATACATAGGATCTATGGGACgacctttcttcttttaattttgtatGGAGAATACTACTCTTCCTTATAGTGGTGCCATTAATTACAGTGGACAATATCTTGTTTCTCACTTACCCAGTTCTGCGGTTGTTTGCCTGGAGTTATTCTGTCTTTGAACCAATTAGTCGTTACACATTTCACACGATCACACAAggctttcttctccttacaGTCTTCATCTACAAAGAAACGAATAGAGAAACAGTGAGGTAAGGAAGGTGGGTGTATGAAGGCGTGTGAAGGAGTCGTGGTCGTAGGGTagattccttctttccccttcttagATCATCCCTCCTTTcaacttttcttccttttctttcctccctttcgcttcctctctttcttttttttctacactCTTCTTCTaccctcctcttctttcatcttctccttttcttcaaccacccttttattttccactttctttttctcctttctttcttcttttctttttctttctttttgcatGCATCCTTCGGATGCACCTGAACGGGTGCCCCTTGTCCTGGTCCTTCCTTTTGTCTAATTCTCCCCTTTCATTGGTTCACCCCCCCCTGTCCGGttaccttccccccttgtccgcTTGTCCCCCTTCTCCAGTTATCCCCCCTGTTCGATTCACCTCCTCTGTCCGGtttgttcccccttgtccggttcctTCCCCCGTTGTCCCGTTAGACCCGTTGTCCGGTTCCCTTTCGTCTGTTCTGTTGTACCATTGTCCATTTTCtcccttgtccagttcaccCAGCTTCAGGTTCCCCCACTTTCTGGTTTGCCTTTCTCCGAGGAGTTTTTTCCCCGAACAGGCAGAAGTAcctcttttaatttatcGGAGTTAACCACCTGTCTGCGaggaaattttcctcctcaaaataccctttcttcttttaaacaCCAGACCacaaaccctgaaccctaaaccctaaatccaaTTCCTATACACTTACACCCTGATCCTCCACTCCTACACCCTAAATTCTAAACCTAAACGtaaacccgaaatccaaCTCCTACAAcatgaaaccctaaacccgaagtactattctccaattttccacttattcTCCACACAACACAGCTATTTTCCACCTTATCCTTAACCCAGGTCTCATCTTACCCTTAACCCGGAAcctaccttccttcctccttccccattcacttccttcatccttagacccttccttcctttcaccacgaaaaacattccttccacccaccacccttaacacccctaacacccctttcttccacctaccacctaacaaccttccttccaccaacacccaccctaacaacattccttccaccaaccaccacctaacaaccttccttcctccatagaccttttcctccttccgtagaggttgttccttccttcttcctttctttccttccttgtttattccttctttccttttttctttcttcattctttctttccttattctttttattcgttCTTTACTTAtccctcattccttcttttccttctttccttttattctttttcttctttaaatttcttctcccttccctttttttatttaatatttttaaaaatatgttttacCTGCTCTACTTGCTGCTTTCATTTTCTCTTGTACTATTTTATCGTCGACCTTACTCCCTAGGTCATCACCGTCCttaatttcccctttctctatttttttcaatatttcATCTGCACCTTCGTGCGATACAGTTTTGCCttctttcattatttttttcagttccttTATACTTTCATTACCCTTCCCTCCTACACTATTGTCCGCCTCCTTCTGCTCACTTCTCTGTTcactcccattttttccttcttcggtACTGCAGTCATTATTCTTCATTATTCCTTCATAGTTCcttattttgcttttgtCCCATTCATTCACCCACTCTCCTATGGTTTTACCTATTAATTTTCCCCCTAAAGCAGTTTTCTCCAGATCTACGTTATAGCACTCCTTATCCGTCATTTTCATTCCTTGAACCTTCACTTTGTCCTCTACCACTTTTGATACATGTGGAAGTACCCTATCAAAACGGCAGTGCTTTCCATATAGTGCAATTAATATTATATTCCCAACTAGACACCTTAGATATGTAGTTACCTCATCTTCACCTGCGACTTTATCCCTTATTGCTAATTTTTGTGTTAATCCATTTGTGTATAACATCACTTTTAGCATGCCCTTGCATAATCCTTTGTCCTTGTCTTCCCATggttttatttcttctccactttccttcttccccgtTGCGCATAATGGTGCTATTTCCGGCTCCTCACCTGGTCCAAGTGTTTTCATGAGGTTGTTAAACATTTGCCCCAAACCTGCCCAGATTCCTATCtataatataataagaaggaagaagtaattatacacacatatatatgtgtatatatgtatatatatgtatatgtaatacatattccttccacccttcccatttccatttctttctttccttttttgacaTATATAAAGTTCTTTACCTTAAATTGGCCCACATTGGCCATACCGTGTTCTTTTATCCACCTTGGCAATAATTGGGACAGGAATTGAAATTGCTCTTTGGTCATTAACTTTTGCTTTGATTGTTGATCCGGTGATGACCCTGTACTTTTGGTACGAATTTCATCCTTTATTTGACTTAAGATTTCTTTCACCCTAGCGTTATCGTTAACCCTACCCACGGCGGAACGATCCTGCCCTCCTTCACTACCTGGCTTTCTTTCACATTTCCCTCCCCATGGTAAATTATTCACCATTCTTATAATTCTTTCACCCTTTTGTATTTTGTCCAAAATATGTTCTAAGACACTTTTATCATTAACACGCATAGGATCCAGTGTTCCATATTCACATGCATCACACTCTTCCCCTGTGCTCATCTGTTCACAGAAATATTTAATCTTACTAAATGCATGTGTCATTACATCAGCAGCTTCACAGTACATATCTTGGTATATATAAAGCCATACTTTCATGATTTCGCACCgtacatatttcttcatttttttattccaaatTTCTGTGTCCCCCTCTGTCTTTGTCAACTCTTCTATTTTCCATAAATTCTGTAATAAGAAAACGCACCATGTTTTCGCTCTTCcttctattcctttttttttcacagtaATGTCTGCGCATCCTACTTCTCCAATTCCACTATCATTCTTCCCACCAATTCCTTTCATAAACTCGTCAACATATCCCTGCAGTTCTCTAAATAATTCCCCctacaaatgaaaaaattacacacctATATCACTCTTCCTGTATATTCtcatatattatattcattGTAATATGAATGTACAAACAACGATTTTAACATACTGCTAAAGACACTCTTAAATTCTGCACATACCGCATCCGTCTCTTTACTCTTTCCTTTTGAATTGTACCATTCATCCACCAAGTCCTCAAACTTTTTCGGCGgatccatttttaccatctATTTAATAACTTCATCGCATACTAGGTAAGAATAACATTTCATCCAGCATTACATGCAACACATTGCTTTCACCtacattattattctttcACTGGCTCACTTCCAGGACGTAGTATGTGCGGaaattttcattcattcatttttccttcattcttcccttttatatatttctacagAACttcattatacatatattatatatatatatatatttcccctttagTCACACTATTCATTCtctttttatcattttataCAATTCTAAACTTAAACTTAATGCAACCTATTCCCTAATGAGCATATTCCTATATGAATTTGCTCTTACAAATTAGTTTGAGTTGttcaacagaaaaagaaaaattctgcgTATGCGcctccttttacttttttcttttttttttggaaaattttttttttccttaatctttttttttcttttttcattctcgttcattccttctccgcgttttttttcttctaactttttccttatttttaaatgtttttccattgaaaaaattcttttttcctgtaataggaacaaccttcccttttcctttctcttatGCACTCTTTCCTCTTATACTCTGTAttctaattaaaaaaaagagaaaggaattATCCACCTTCCTCTCCCTCTATATAAACTAAATTcttcctaaaaaaagaacgaattgtataccttcttttttttcctaaattttttttttttcttccttaaaaccttttttttttttttttttaataagaagAATGTATAGTGTatgtaagaaaaggaagaagtgggaaggaaggaacgggaaggttgtttctccttccttctcccttctcttcttcttctttttttttttttagaagaaatgcagaaaaagTGAGGTACATAGATAGGAGGTATGGGAAAGGTTAGGGAAGGTTGCAATTCTAACTATTGGAAAAGTGCACATTGCATAAAATAGGGGCAAATAGAATTCCTCCCCCCAGAAGAAAGTATAAGCAATGTATGATAAAGTATTCAtacaaacaaaaataacagTATACCATACGATGTTTTTGTGAACATGATGGTAAGAGGAATAATATAGCACATAAAAGGGTTGCTTCTTCCCGGTTTGTTACGGCCGGTGAATAGCTACCATAAGCATCACGCCACCTATACCTAGGGCACCATCCCTATACACGCACACATCTCTACTGGAGGCCATATGCCGACAGGGCACCTAGCACCGGTTGCCCCCTTCTGCAGTTTTGCACGTACTTAGCAGGTCTCCCCTTCTGCGGGGCATCCCTCCGAATGGTAACACTCTCCTTGTGCTTGTAATCGTTCAGGATATAATCCCAAGTAGCGTTGTCCATTTCATGAATATGCGATTGCGTCTTCGTGGCAAGTAACTCCTTCACCCTTCTGCACTTGCTCACTATCTGCTTGTACGCATGTGACACCTTGGACAGGTTCACATGAACGGGTTCTTTCTTTACTGGGTCTTCGCACAGGTGCACCGTAAGACTAATCTCCCTCCTGCTTAGGAATGCTATGTAGTGATTAATTCGATTCATGACGTGCGCGTTGAACAGGTAGCTTCGAACATATGCGTCCTGGCTAAATGCATTCATAACGATTAGAAGGtcgaacatttttcttcctggtCTACTTGGGTAGGCTATCCACAGATGTAGAAATAGTTTCAGtagttcttcctttatttgcTCCTCGCTGTAGATGAAGCGGCGCTCGTAGGGAGACACGACCATTAGGGCGCTCTTCTTTGCACATTTCTCTGTTGAGGGCTTGATCGATACGTACCTGCCTAGACAact
This region of Plasmodium coatneyi strain Hackeri chromosome 3, complete sequence genomic DNA includes:
- a CDS encoding SICA antigen, producing the protein MDPPKKFEDLVDEWYNSKGKSKETDAGELFRELQGYVDEFMKGIGGKNDSGIGEVGCADITVKKKGIEGRAKTWCVFLLQNLWKIEELTKTEGDTEIWNKKMKKYVRCEIMKVWLYIYQDMYCEAADVMTHAFSKIKYFCEQMSTGEECDACEYGTLDPMRVNDKSVLEHILDKIQKGERIIRMVNNLPWGGKCERKPGSEGGQDRSAVGRVNDNARVKEILSQIKDEIRTKSTGSSPDQQSKQKLMTKEQFQFLSQLLPRWIKEHGMANVGQFKIGIWAGLGQMFNNLMKTLGPGEEPEIAPLCATGKKESGEEIKPWEDKDKGLCKGMLKVMLYTNGLTQKLAIRDKVAGEDEVTTYLRCLVGNIILIALYGKHCRFDRVLPHVSKVVEDKVKVQGMKMTDKECYNVDLEKTALGGKLIGKTIGEWVNEWDKSKIRNYEGIMKNNDCSTEEGKNGSEQRSEQKEADNSVGGKGNESIKELKKIMKEGKTVSHEGADEILKKIEKGEIKDGDDLGSKVDDKIVQEKMKAASRADEDCKEKKALCDRVKCVTTNWFKDRITPGKQPQNWCTFWNNDIEGELLNNLSAAMTNAETGEGGICKDIGQDKDGTAHKEANRKTCEYIVKGLKRIYEIQAYGTWEGNDAAKKKKNNQIFGQTMSCALLNIYVDELVKRSKDACPIDENIIIEAFQKGNEQMNILCKGGKDNCVECTRDTSYAKCTLDVEEKLFNKNKSEECEIGKDNNGAKIGDKVEGLLKKDIKVKRTLNSICRDCTKGCKTLCDRLECIAHNWFEDRIDNSGNKRDWCTFWNTDARNRLKELSKEMVEKHTTMGTLCEGADEKNTITTDTKRKACNYITAGLKYIYEVKENTGKENKKIARNYRLTDQTMYCLFLNAYADMLIQKTKGQVCLITEKEIQKMFAKGNGQMDKWCAEKQNGKGGDCVKCERDPNYKNCTLSVDSNLWTNKKKNNETCAKDGNNMKGEVEELLNPTKNKDQEVTQAVNAINTINKNNTLCDRVKCIYYRWGENRKNPDINKGKPRWPQFWNPDVETRLKNLSGAISKKNGTYESLCENIQDGKSGPDSEASKKACKFIVLGLEHIYQIPKGTDSKDPQKVLDDQMFHRTFSCMLLNIFADEMGEKCSAMQQDILKGIQHAFGKSEHIKKNTSPCNEEGDLCPLCERDQSYTSCKIQDTDGDPIGKRMKEMLNGDSGITQTLSTITTACQPKPAAAKPAPEKSAASGDQQSSQSSSPTENLGRSESSGDAAPASAPAKQPERVPAKPESAATTTSNGTPESTARGKNCDPASGANSLEDAASCLDVLDAEFQKNNSSVSNKDDKKYDQGIFITPGEYQATPVEPQPRGSQTDADSHGHLVVTGNSLNNTNKVTCKPESNHQSNGHYYELSDAFGGGSPSSTETAPAEKIPAKGAKVDDDRTQVHGGARSQDTAGTQSPSVRVGGGGRNSVLRAPKTLKVVSVKKEGMVNPSDLLIPYLPTIPVLIGTSIISYLLWKYFFLGKRRKRYRRAHQVRGPPALEEQLLDDVDDQDDGPHEYTLVKERKQLRSVPTGRTKSPKKQGVGRPAGHRVGRRTIIDIHLEILNECQKGGLHSMKEDFFEILVQEFMGSEFIKEEKVPKDSVPKEVVLKEQVPSSVL